A single region of the Sorghum bicolor cultivar BTx623 chromosome 9, Sorghum_bicolor_NCBIv3, whole genome shotgun sequence genome encodes:
- the LOC8076010 gene encoding mediator of RNA polymerase II transcription subunit 28: MADPTPSQSPAQTPPPPPAQQAAAAGGREDMLACVAALEAALLPCLPARELQAVDRSLQSSHQIDVERHARDFMEAAKKLQSYFISLQREDQPTAEEMLRKEITTMEEELKTKSELIAKHKKLIEGWRKELKEQLGKHITELERV, translated from the exons ATGGCTGACCCGACGCCGTCGCAGTCGCCGGCGCAGACACCGCCCCCGCCGCCGGCGCAGCAGGCTGCCGCGGCGGGCGGACGCGAGGACATGCTGGCGTGCGTGGCGGCGCTTGAGGCCGCGCTGCTGCCGTGCCTCCCCGCGCGCGAGCTCCAGGCCGTCGACCGCTCCCTCCAGTCCTCCCACCAGA TTGATGTTGAGAGACATGCGAGGGATTTCATGGAGGCTGCCAAGAAGCTCCAGTCTTATTTCATCAGCCTGCAGCGTGAGGATCAGCCAACTGCAGAAGAGATGCTTCGGAAG GAGATTACTACAATGGAGGAAGAACTGAAGACCAAGTCTGAGCTTATTGCCAAGCACAAGAAGTTGATTGAAGGGTGGCGAAAAGAACTGAAGGAGCAGCTGGGCAAGCACATCACCGAGCTTGAAAGGGTGTGA